From the Triticum urartu cultivar G1812 chromosome 4, Tu2.1, whole genome shotgun sequence genome, the window AGTACACGATACCTCAAGGTATCCATGCGTACACATCTAGCAACACTCCGTGAAACCAGCCTGAAGAACAACGGAAAAACCTAGAGAGAAGAAGCCTAGCGACGAACATGAACTCGACCAGATCTAGTGGGTGACGGGCGAGGGCTAATTGTGATGGCGCTCCTGTGGCATGTCGGATGATGGCTGAAAACCGTCATTACTGTATTTTTATGATGAAAATCGGTTTTACGTGACACAAGTAGCTCGTCACAAAAAAATCATTTCTTTTGTAGAGATGATTGTAAGAAAGTAAACGAGATGGTTCAGATGGTAAAgaacaaaaaataataatttgaTCAAGATCGTGATTACGAGGAATAAATGAGAGGGTCCATAACATCAGCAGTGTCATCTCTCCACAAAACATAGCATATGTGTGCTGAACAAAATAGAGTTGTTTATGGACTGAACTGCAGTTTTTACATTAGATGGAGTTTTTAATATCTGATCATAAAGTGGTAATTTATCAGATGGCAACAAACACATCTAGAATCATATTAGATGGATCATAATAATGTAGGGCAGCTCACATGATCTTTCTATTCAGATGCAAAGGAGAGAAAATGTCATCTAGGTACTGTTATGGACCCAAAGTCCAAGAAGAACTACTCATACATGGTCATCGTGGCAGCGAGGTTGATGCAGATAGCTCCAGCGATAATTTCCACCTCCAGCAGGAGTTAATTTTTGTTTTTGACCTATTTATCGACCCTTGCTGCTCCCATGATGATGCAGGAGTATTCCATATTCGAGGCTGAGGATTTGTGGTAGTCGCTATGTGCCATGTATCTCTCTTTGTTAATCATATGAATTACCACCATGATTGTGATCTTGGAATTGATGATTAGTTGAATTATATGTTGTACCTCTTGTGATGAGTTTCTTTATGTATTAAATTCTTTTCATGTTATGTTAAACTTTGAGAATTAATATCCAGCATAATTTTGGGATACACCTGCGATGACATTGGGTAACTATATGGATGAAGATTAGAAAGATAAAGATCATATAATGGTGTTTAGTATAATACCTGAGGGTTTTTTAATCATAATTTCTTAGGTTGACTGAAGTGGCTCAATAGATTAAGATCAGAAAGACAACTTTGAGGTGTGGAACTTTACACACCTACGAGATCTCAGTCGGGTTTGATCCAATAAAGAGGAACTTTGTGAGATTACACAtcatgtattttaattaagttatgAATGCTGAGACTTGATACTAGTAAACCTATGAACCCTATGCGTTGTTTTCAACTATCACAACCTCCTCATTTTAGTCACTTTTACATATTGTTACCTTGCCGTTGTTATTTAATTCGAAAGTACAAAAATATTGCCAGCATCCATAGTATCAATCTATTCTTGTTGTGTAACTTTGGCATAGAGATACTTGTCTCCCCTCGTACACCCCAAATTTTGGCTTTTGATCTGTTCGAGGGAAAACTTGTGCCCAAAGTGTTTCCGCTCTTAGGTGGCACTCAGGCCTTCTGGTTTTGCTTTTCATAGTAAAAAAATGGATGCTTAATTAAACCACAACCTCTTGACATGGTATGCAAGGTGAATGTTGATGCCCTTTTCACATCATAGTCCACCGCTATTATTTTCTTTCTGGATACTTGAAGCAATGTAGCATCAAGCCTGCATGTCTACTGTACAATCTAGTGGGTTTATGCAACCAGGTTGTTGATTTCATCTACGAGAGAGTCCACAATAACTTTGTTTGCTGCCTCTGACAGATGCCAAACGTCCCAGAACACATATGTATGTGCGCTCGGACAAGTCCCAGGTAACAGGGGGTTGCAAAGGATTGACGCCTCCACCGTCCCTGTGCCACAGCAGGCCCGCTTCGCCTCGGTGAACCCTACAGCGTGAAACCCGTACATAAGCCAGATGTGGTTAGAAGACAAAAAAAATGTATGCCATGCATCATTCCGATCATAAATAAGTACTCCCTATGTAAACTAATGTAAGACATTTTTGTAAACTGCAAAAACTTCATATATTAGTGTACAGGGGTAGTAGATTTTATATCCTACCTCGCGATACAGGAGAGGTAGCGAGGTTGTAGAAAGGTGTATACATGTCGAGAACCACAATCTTGAGATCATGGTACTTCTTTGATAGTGAGTCAACAGCAGCTTTCAACTTCATGTTGTAATACTGGGCGTCGTTGTTGAGCCTAGCCACACATCCGCTCCTCCCATGACCATACAACGTGATCGCCATGGGAAAACAACCAAAGGGTGGCAGGGAGAACACGCCGATGCGTCGGGCTCCCATGTCGTAAAGTTGCTAAAATCAATTCAAGATTGAGAAGAAGGTACATGATTTTAACCATCTATATATCCTTTGTTGATCAAGCTATAGAAGAGCTTAGGTTTGGCGTTTATAGATTACCGTCACACTGTTGTTGAACATCCCGACGAGGCGGTCTGAGAATTGTTCAGCGGTTTGGTTCATGTCGAGGAAAGGGTTGATGTAATAGTTGTAGACAAAGTCACATGAACCGGCGCAGATGATGTAGAGTGAGCCCCGAATGATGGAGCGAGCATGGCTGCTCCCAGCCACCGCCGCCAGCTTAGCTTGGTAGTCTTTGAAGTACTTCAATTGTTGAGAGACAGAGATGGCTCTCTGCAGTAAGCTATAATTATAATGATAAAGTGATACATATATTTGCAAGAATGGACACTCATCGATGATACTTACAATCAGAGTCCCATGGCCATTGTAGCCAGATGCAGCAGACGCAAAGTTAGCTCCAAGAAGAAGGTTCTGTCCTGATGCTTCTGGGCTGAGATATGCTGGCGGAGAGCCATCGAACCCAACCTTTTCAGCTGCAACCAACACACAAATCACATTGTAAACGCAAGATATACATCGTGAAGTCACAGCTGTGTGACAAGATAGTCTCGGGCAAACCTATGAAATCGATAAGCAGCTTGCCGTTGCAGAACCTTCCTGTGGCGACATGGTCTTTGAAGTCCCTGCCATAGGGAGGGAAGTTGGCTTTTGCGATGGTGAAGATGTAGTTGTTGTTGCCTACATCCACCAGCGAGTCGCCGAACACCATCAGCGCCGGAACTGCCGGCCCTTCCTCGCTGCTCTGCCCCGTTGGCTGCGTCAAAAGGAAGATAGCCAGGAGCAGCAAGCACCTCGACACCATTGTAGCCTGCGAGACTTGTTGCCATTGTGGCCTGCTAAACTAGCTACTACTTTTAGTTGGAGTTGTCTAGAAGAGAAGAAAATACTGCTGCTCTCGTGTAAAGAAAGAAAACTTTACAAAAAGAAAACTAGCATGATGTGCCAAATAGAAACAAACTAATAAAGTGGTAAGAAAACTACAGGGCGCGTGATCTACACGCTAGCTTCTAGCTAGACCAGGATCACCCACACGAAACACATGCCGTCTTtacaaaaaagaaaaaggaaacacATACCGTGTAGAAATAAGAAACACATACAATGTACTATAAACCAGCAACGGAGAAACAGATGCTTTCTTCTGCTTTTGGATAAGTATACTGTATAAGcatccactactagggaaaaggctagcagcagcgcgggttttaggtgtatcagCAGCGCGGGTACCGGCGCTattaataaggcgctacagctaatagTTGGTAGTAGCGTGGGAggaacccgcgctactactaattttgttagtagtagcgtgtgccacccacgctactgctattacAGACTCGTGCTACTACTAATGAAGTAGTAGTAGCGTGCATACAATACCAGCGCTACTAGTATCCTAAATACTAGTAGGGCACTTTTTTCCCAACGCTACTAGTAGCAAATTAggaattaaaaaaaataaaaatagatgcAGTATTCATGAATGGAGATCAGAGACACGTCCAGTGCAAAATAAATTTCACAGAATCATCTTAACACTTGTAGTGTTCATGGATGCATCATTCAACATCTCAACTCGAAGAGATCACGAGGACACACACAACCATCACCTAAAGGTTGGTACCTTCCCTAGCGTTTCACCACCAACCTAACCAGACCACTTCTCTAGATGTATGTACAAAGCGTCGAGGTCCTCCACCTTGAGGAACTCCGGACGGTGGCGTCGTCCTCCACCTCGGTGACGTCCGGACGGTGGCGTCGAGGTCCTCCACCCTGGGGACCTCCTGCGTCGCAATCACCTGGACGATAATCTGTATGTCGCGGTCGAGGGGCTTCACGGTGAAGTCTGCCTCCGAGTAGTTGAAGAGCACGACTCCCATCAGGCCGCAGTAGTCCTTGTCGATCACCCTGCACCCAGTCGAGAAAGTGAAAACTTGTTAGTTAGCTCCTGCTTGCGCAAGGTTCACGGAAGGGTCCGGCCACTTCCAAAGACGATAATAAGATACAATAACTATGTCCAGGCTTGGAAGACTGAAAATAAATTTAAAAAATGTATTCAAGATAATAACACACAATAATTAGATTGAAAACAAAGAAAGCACCTGCGCACGCTGCCCTTGCCCCCGATCACTGGCTATATCCCAGTCTCGCACGTCCTCAGCTAGGATTTCATGGTTGTTGAACCTTTTTGCTCTGCAGGGAAGCATTATGGACAAGATCAAAGATAGTTTAAGAGACAGACCATAATCCCAGTTCGCTACAGGATATCATTTCAGCTTCAAATTACTGAAAATATCTTAATACAGGCGAACATGTGTTCACCTTTCTGATCTGCAGCAGCTTCACCTGCATCATATTTGGTTACACCTTCTGCCTCAGCCACACCGTTGACAACATCATGACGCTGTCATTTGCAGGTGCAAGAAACCCATCAGATGAATCACAGTATGTACAGTATGAGCAGTGCAAAATAGAAACATCTCTTGTCCTAATTTACTAGTTAGCAT encodes:
- the LOC125553819 gene encoding GDSL esterase/lipase APG-like isoform X1 → MVSRCLLLLAIFLLTQPTGQSSEEGPAVPALMVFGDSLVDVGNNNYIFTIAKANFPPYGRDFKDHVATGRFCNGKLLIDFIAEKVGFDGSPPAYLSPEASGQNLLLGANFASAASGYNGHGTLIRAISVSQQLKYFKDYQAKLAAVAGSSHARSIIRGSLYIICAGSCDFVYNYYINPFLDMNQTAEQFSDRLVGMFNNSVTQLYDMGARRIGVFSLPPFGCFPMAITLYGHGRSGCVARLNNDAQYYNMKLKAAVDSLSKKYHDLKIVVLDMYTPFYNLATSPVSRGFTEAKRACCGTGTVEASILCNPLLPGTCPSAHTYVFWDVWHLSEAANKVIVDSLVDEINNLVA
- the LOC125553819 gene encoding GDSL esterase/lipase APG-like isoform X2; the protein is MVSRCLLLLAIFLLTQPTGQSSEEGPAVPALMVFGDSLVDVGNNNYIFTIAKANFPPYGRDFKDHVATGRFCNGKLLIDFIAEKVGFDGSPPAYLSPEASGQNLLLGANFASAASGYNGHGTLIYFKDYQAKLAAVAGSSHARSIIRGSLYIICAGSCDFVYNYYINPFLDMNQTAEQFSDRLVGMFNNSVTQLYDMGARRIGVFSLPPFGCFPMAITLYGHGRSGCVARLNNDAQYYNMKLKAAVDSLSKKYHDLKIVVLDMYTPFYNLATSPVSRGFTEAKRACCGTGTVEASILCNPLLPGTCPSAHTYVFWDVWHLSEAANKVIVDSLVDEINNLVA